One window of Atribacter laminatus genomic DNA carries:
- a CDS encoding ABC transporter permease, protein MSSKNTSFNNNIKAILGRPEISVLFALLAICVWLSIASPYFLTARNIVNVFRQFSLIAILAVGQALIIITGGIDLSVGSLVGFTACFGAMVAKSGASPLLTLIAILGMGAVVGLSNGLLVSKIGLPAFVATLGMMSITRGFSLLITMGVPIHYNPTWISVFGGGYIRNVPVSVLVMLIIVAIGYIFANNTVPGRNVYAVGNSEKAAKLSGIQVEKVKIMVFTITGFLAGICGLILMGQLEGADAFYGNGYELDVIAAAVIGGISMSGGEGNPLGVIVGAALMGVLKNAFVLLAVPGYWQTVVIGVVIIGAVSIDSLRRKGTA, encoded by the coding sequence ATGAGTTCTAAAAATACTTCATTCAATAATAATATCAAGGCTATATTGGGGAGACCGGAAATTAGCGTTTTGTTTGCTCTATTAGCAATCTGCGTTTGGCTATCCATTGCCAGTCCGTACTTTTTAACCGCAAGAAACATCGTAAATGTTTTCCGACAATTTTCACTCATAGCCATATTGGCTGTTGGACAAGCTCTTATCATCATTACTGGTGGGATTGACCTTTCGGTGGGATCTTTAGTAGGTTTTACTGCATGTTTTGGTGCTATGGTTGCGAAATCCGGAGCCTCTCCTTTATTAACGCTCATTGCAATTCTGGGAATGGGTGCTGTGGTTGGTTTATCCAATGGCTTACTGGTTAGTAAAATAGGCCTTCCGGCTTTTGTTGCAACTTTGGGTATGATGAGTATAACCAGAGGTTTTTCGCTTCTCATTACTATGGGAGTTCCTATTCACTATAATCCAACTTGGATATCGGTATTTGGAGGCGGTTATATTCGAAATGTACCAGTTTCGGTTTTAGTTATGCTAATAATCGTAGCAATTGGTTACATATTTGCTAATAATACTGTTCCTGGGAGAAATGTTTATGCAGTAGGTAACAGTGAAAAAGCTGCCAAACTTTCCGGTATCCAAGTCGAAAAAGTAAAAATCATGGTTTTCACCATAACTGGTTTTTTAGCCGGAATATGTGGCCTTATTCTCATGGGTCAGCTTGAAGGAGCAGATGCTTTTTACGGGAATGGATATGAATTAGATGTTATCGCTGCCGCGGTTATTGGTGGTATTAGTATGTCCGGAGGAGAAGGAAATCCTTTGGGGGTTATAGTAGGTGCAGCATTAATGGGAGTTCTAAAAAATGCTTTTGTCCTATTGGCTGTTCCTGGTTACTGGCAAACCGTGGTAATCGGAGTAGTAATAATTGGAGCTGTTTCAATAGATAGCTTAAGAAGAAAAGGAACAGCTTAA